In a genomic window of Scheffersomyces stipitis CBS 6054 chromosome 4, complete sequence:
- a CDS encoding predicted protein, with product MAGTLRPDPEFQRFNLAKENLGNYFRFKPRSAVFNVVFMGLVPLGLTIAAYNLEGQVGFFRKFRKEKILGGDDYVPRDKDL from the coding sequence ATGGCCGGAACATTGAGACCTGATCCCGAATTCCAGAGATTCAACCTCGCCAAAGAAAACTTGGGTAACTACTTCAGATTTAAGCCAAGATCTGCTGTGTTCAACGTAGTCTTCATGGGTTTAGTTCCTTTGGGGTTGACTATTGCTGCTTACAATTTGGAAGGACAAGTTGGTTTCTTTAGAAAattcagaaaagaaaagattcttGGAGGTGACGACTATGTTCCAAGAGACAAAGACTTGTAG